The DNA segment AGATCAGAACACTGTTAACCTTAAGAACAATCTTCTTCGTGTTAATGCCGCTGTCGTCATCGGTTAAGGTCATTTGGATATTCGTATCGGGAGAAACATTGCGAGCATTACGCTCTGGGAGAAAATTACTGATAACAGGAGGCGTTAGATCAGCGGGCTCTTCGAGCGCTCTTGAAATAACTTTAATGGTCACAACACCCTGAGCCAAAGCTCCGTGCGAATCATAAGCCATGAACTGGACATCGTAATTTCCGATTTGCTTGTCTGAAGGGATCCATTCAAAGATCATTCCGTTAAAGCTTGCGCCTGACGGCAAATTAGGGCTGTTCACAACAACAACATCGCCGTCTATATCACTGGCTGTGACTTGAAAGGTTATCTTCTCTCCCGCAACACCAGTCAGAGCATCTGGCAAGATCAACACCGGAGGATTGTTTGCGGGTGGCTCCGGCGGATTATTCACAGCAATAGAAACAAGGGCTTCTTGGGTAAAAAGGCCATCTGTGACAGACAAAGAAAGATCATAAATTCCCATAACAGGATCAGGCCAATGAAAAACCCCATCTTCCGTAAAACTAGCACCGGCAGGCAGATCAACAGAAGAAGTTACCGTTAACGGATCCTCATCTGCATCCGTAAACACAGTTGCGTTAATGGCTTCTCCCTGCGTCCCTTCAATGCCATTCAAAACAACTTCAGGAGGATGGTTATAATCTAAGGATAAGGATTTCTTAAATTGAATATTGTCATACCAATAACGATAACTATTCGGCGCGCCATGAAGAATAATTTTGACCTTTCTAGCTCCGATCGGAGAAGAGATTGGAAATTCAAATTTTGCAAACCCGTTGTTAACGTTTATGTTTCCGACTTCAAAATTATTCGTCGATATGTGATTATTCTCTAGGCTGTACCATGCGAGGCTAACTATCGGCTTTTCAGGCGGAATAGGTCTAGCACCTTCACTATTATCATCCAGTGGACGAACATAGCCTACCAGCATATATTCCCGCCCAGGCGTTACCGTGATCAATCGTTCATTGGCCAAGGAAACGGAGCTGTTAGAACCCTTTAAGCCAACCGAACGTCGATTGAACATTTGATCTTGCGAATCATGAACTTTAGGATGATTTGAAATGCCCGGACCAGAAACAAAATAACTCATATCACCGTTGGGCGCCCATTCCAGAAGCGTCAAATCAGTTTGATGCGGTTGATTTTGTTCAAGGTCGCGGAAATACTCCACGTTGTCATTTTGATAATTTTCAAATGAATTAAGAAATATCGTCGCATAACGCGGGTTCCAGAATAGATCGGCAAAATCCTTGTCCCACTCTCCGGGAAACGCCAAGTTACCATAATTGGCCATCGCCGCAATAGGCATCACCACATCTTCTTTTTTCCCGGCGATGATCTGAGCTAAATCTTTTCGGATTAGCGGATATTCCCAGCTGATCCAGATTTCGGGAGCTGATTTGTATCCTTTTTGCGCGAAATATTCGATGGAGCTATATGTATTAAAAAGATGGGAGCTCCAATGCATCAAAACCATATCTTTGCTAGCTAATTCGTGCTCCGTTACTTCCGCCATACGTCCGTACAATCCGCTGTGCCTGACTTGATCATTGCTGTAACCTCCGGTAAAATAACGATCAATAATGTCGGAATAGGTCAAAATAGTCGTTCCGGGACTGTATTCCTTAACTTTTGTGTTAATATTATTCATCGTCCGAGCACGAAGCTGCTGCATCGACATCATAGAATTGATTGTCCGGCTATCAGTTCCCAGCCCCCGATCCTCATCCCCTAATATGCTGATGAATTCCGGAGTAGGTAAACCAATTTCATTTACATAAGTATTGAAAAGCCCGCGAAAACTATCCTTATAATAAAGGCTTGGATGCGGCCCCTCATAGTCCATGTTCCAATGACGCTCATCGCCAAAAGCAAGAGGCTTATGGCCAAGCCATCTGGGAGAGCGTAAATAATACGCGTTATAACTGATGAGCACTTGACTTCCGGAAGCAATACTTCCCGTTGCGATACGCCGAATACGGAAAGGAACTAAACTATTGGTTGGAAAAACTTCCGGCTTTGTTGGATCATAACGGGAAGCGTCATAAGCCTGATGCGGCTGTAATTGGATAGCGCCTCCTCGTCTATGCCACCACGCCGCGCTAGCCGTGCTGCTTTCCTCATACTGTGAAGAATCCATCACGAAATCAGGGTCAAAAATCCCTCCTGCGCCATACCCCGTGCCGATAGATCCGTTCAAAACCTCATAATCCACGCCCTCAATATAAGAATGGTCAAGATCATTGCTGTCTCTTACAACAATGTCATGCTGCGGAAAGTCAGGCTGACGGACAACATTAAGCATCGCGCCATCAAGCCGTCTAATGCTGACATTGTCAACCCATATCGCACCCGGTAAGCCACCGGCTCCTTGAATGCGAGCAAAAAGGATAATCTTATCGGATGCCGCTCTGGTTTTCATAAGAACATATCCCTTTTTCCATCCATCGGTGCTTGCGCCGCTTGGTGTCCAAAATTGATTCCAGTTGTCGTCTTCCCGGCTGCCTGTTTTTGACAACATGAGAAACTGTAAGTAAGAAGCATTCAAGTTTTGTTTTTTATACCAGAATGTCGCCACATAATGGCTATTAGGAATAACTTTTCCCCCGGTTAATTGTATTTCCAGGATCGGTCCGCTACTGCTAGCCCCGGAAGAAAGCTCACATTTCATCGAGCGGCTGCCGGAATAATGCTCTTGAGAATCCCATTTCCATTCCATATTGCGTAACGGGCTATTAATCCCATCGGCCACCCATCCATCTGGCTTGTTATTCCCATCGCTATCTGTTTCGAAATCACCATAATGGACTTCCTCTGATGGTGACACGGCCAAATCTTCATATGCAACATCTGGCTGAGCTATCTCTACATTTCCATAGACCGGGTCTAAAACCGATTCAAACTGAAAGGGCTCATTATGGCTGTAATAATTTTCTGCTAATTCCAAATGGTAAGGAACACCATAGTCAGGATTCCAGTTGTTATATTCAAGGTGGTGTTTAAATTGCCCGATTCCGGGAATATAATTCATAAAACGTTTTTGTAAATGCGGAATAAAGCTTGAAAACCTTTGACTTTGTTGGATGCGATATCCCCCGGCGCTCCCTCCAGAATACAGATACAACATTTCCCGAGGATACATCTCCGCGACATAATTGATCTTTTTGGTAGCAGCCCAATCAGCATTGCTATTGATTCCAGGTGTTCTGGTGCGGTCCCTTTCAGCGATCACACATAACCACTGAGGGATATTGCCACGTTTTTCAAAATGCGGAAAATCTAAGATCTTAACTCCCAGAAGGCTTCCGTTGGCCGATACCATTTCCGAAAGCGTCGTAGCGCCATAAAACACGCCCGCATTTTCTTTGGCCACGATCACGATCTCCTGGCGCAAACCATCATTAAAAGTTTCTAAAACATATCCTTGTGATTTGAACTCCTTAAAGGTCGGCAAGGAAACATTGCGGCGCAAACAAACCTCTCTCATAAATCCAACAGGATTTTCCTCCAAAACACCTAAATAAATAGCTTTATCGTTAACCCCTAATTGATCAATGTTATCATCATCCAAAATGGTTAAATTAATTCGGCCGGCGGTACGGATCAAGATACGATCATGCAACCATTGCGCCGTATTAAAATTCTCAACGATGTCCGTGTCCGTAACGATCTTCCAGGAATCATTGTTTAAAGTTAGCTCAAATTCTTTTTCTTCAAGTTGACGCGGCAAGGGAGCAAGGTTAGATAGAGCAGAAACCGCCGAATTAGCCTCGATAACAACCGTTTTTCTTGTCCTTTTGGGATTCGTTGCGTCGTTATCGCCCACTTCAAAAACAAAATTGGTCCGGCCTTCCATAGCTGGCACTGTCCATTCAAAATGACCGTTTGAAAACAAAGCATCGTTCACTCCTTCCGGAGGGATAAGGATGATTTGTGATGTGATGTCCCCGCTTTCAACATCTCTGGCGGTCATGTCAAAACTAACGGTTTGACCAGGTGTGCCATAAACGGTGGGATAAGAACTGTACGGAAAATCAACTTGAATGGGAAAAATAAATTCGGGCGCGTTATCATTCGCCGCAAAAGCCGAAACTCCCAGAAAATGAATAGATATAATAAAAGCGATCAAAACTTTATATTTCTGAGAGTTGTTCATAGCCATTTCTCCATTCAAAAATAAGGTCTTAAAAATAAAAACCTATTCCTTTGATCTTGTGGGAATAGGTGAAGGTGGCTGCTTTTGTCTTTCTATTTCGGCAGTCAGGCTGTCCTACTTCCGTGGCTTAAAAAAGGACCCTATAACTTTGCGTCTCCCGATTGCTCGGGGTTTGCCTTTATCGTCAAAAAAGAACTATTTTATATTTGCACCTAAAATATACATTATTAGTATAGAGAATGCCAAAAAAGAGTGAGGAATATGTGTTTTTTGAGAAAACGTTATCTTAAAATCAGATAATTAGGCGGGCGATTTGGTAAGGGTATCATAAACGTTGCAAGTATATATTTATCAATTAGTTACATACGCTTTCGGGATCTTGTTTATAATTTCGAGCGGAACGTCCGCGCGAATATGAACAAAAGTTCCAGAATATTCGATTAAATTAACTTTTCCCTCTTTATGAATGAGGCTAACCAAATCCATACGACCGATCGGAATATTCACATCGATCTCTTCAACGGAAGGGCTTAAATTTTCGATGATTTTATCGATCAGCACAGAAATATTTTCCTTCGTAAGCGCCGAAACACATATAGAATTCTTAAAACTTTCTTGCAGGCTTTTTAACCAACTCTTATCTTCTAATTTATCAATTTTATTAAAGATGGTAATGACCGGTTTATCTTTCGCTCCCAATTGTTCGAGGACATCAAAGACCGCCTCATTTAGACTACGAAACTTTGGATTGCTGACATCAACAACGTGCAAAAGCAGATCGGCTTCCACCACTTCTTCTAAAGTTGCTTTGAACGCTTCGATCAAATGATGAGGTAATTCGTACATAAAACCAACCGTATCGGAAACGATGATCTTCTGATGATTAGGAAGCACTAGCTGACGCGATAAAGTATCCAGCGTTGTAAATAACCCGTCGTGTGTTTGCTGATGAGCATCCGTTAGAACATTAAGCAGTGTTGATTTCCCGGCATTCGTATATCCCACTAAAGAAATACAAGGGACTTTAAGTTCTTTTCGTTTTTTTCGCTTGGTGGTACGACTTAGAACAACTTGCTTCAAATCACTTTTTAATCTATCGATACGTTCCGAAATTCTTCTTCGGTCGATTTCTAACTTTGTTTCGCCGGGGCCAACGGTGCCGATCCCGCCGCCTAAACGCGATAGCTCAATGCCATGCCCGGTTAAACGCGGAAGCATGTAGGCTAATTGAGCTAATTCAACTTGCATCTTACCTTCCATGCTTTCAGCGCGACGAGCAAAAATATCTAAGATCAACTGAGTGCGGTCAATGACTTTTGTTCCGATGATCTCTTCTAAGTTTCTCTGCTGGCTCCCTTTTAAGTCATGACTAAAAATGACCGTATTTGCTTTTTTTTCTAAACAAAGATCCCTGATCTCCTCGGCTTTGCCTTCTCCGATCAAAAGCCTGGCAGTGGGCTTTAGGCACCGGCAGATCATCTCCCCGCAAACTTCTCCCGAACAAGATACGACCAAGTCACATAATTCCGCCAGGATATCCTCGGAGGGCCAGACATCTTTTTTCTTGAAATCAACCACCACTAAGAAAACTTTTTCAGCCATTATGTTTTTTCTCCTTAATCTCAAGAATAATTTTTTCCGCGATCGCCCGGGGCGTTTCATTTTTCTTGATCATAACCCACCGCAATCGCCGATCACGTCGAAACCATGTCAGTTGCCGTTTCGCATAGCGGCGAGTATGCAATCTCATCATCTCCTTAGATTCCTCTAAGCTACATTCGCCATTAAAATACCCTCTTAATTCTTTAAAGCCGATCATTCCCTGGGCGGTGCGGCTCCACTTCTTTAAGGATATTTTCTTCATTTCGTCGATCAGGCCGTCAGCAAACATCTGGTCAACGCGCGCATTGATGAGGGAATAGAGTTCTGCGCGATCGCGATTAAGAGCAAAGATCTTAATATCAAATTTCTCCCAAATCCCATTTCGATTCTTTTGTAGCTTAGAGATCGGGATTTTAGTCAGCATAAAAACCTCTACGGCGCGAATGATCCTTTTTATATCATTGGGGTGGATTCTTGAGGCGGCAACAGGATCGATTTTCTTTAGCTTTTTATAAAGAAACCCTGCCCCGTTTAACCGCGCCTGGTTTTCTAGACGTTTTCGTAACATTTCATCTTTTGCGGCGCCTTTAAAGATCCCATCCAGCAAAGCTGTCATATAAAAACCTGTTCCACCGACAATAATGGGAATTCTTCCTTTTTGAT comes from the Candidatus Omnitrophota bacterium genome and includes:
- the hflX gene encoding GTPase HflX; translation: MAEKVFLVVVDFKKKDVWPSEDILAELCDLVVSCSGEVCGEMICRCLKPTARLLIGEGKAEEIRDLCLEKKANTVIFSHDLKGSQQRNLEEIIGTKVIDRTQLILDIFARRAESMEGKMQVELAQLAYMLPRLTGHGIELSRLGGGIGTVGPGETKLEIDRRRISERIDRLKSDLKQVVLSRTTKRKKRKELKVPCISLVGYTNAGKSTLLNVLTDAHQQTHDGLFTTLDTLSRQLVLPNHQKIIVSDTVGFMYELPHHLIEAFKATLEEVVEADLLLHVVDVSNPKFRSLNEAVFDVLEQLGAKDKPVITIFNKIDKLEDKSWLKSLQESFKNSICVSALTKENISVLIDKIIENLSPSVEEIDVNIPIGRMDLVSLIHKEGKVNLIEYSGTFVHIRADVPLEIINKIPKAYVTN
- the miaA gene encoding tRNA (adenosine(37)-N6)-dimethylallyltransferase MiaA, with translation MNLKRIVFIVGPTAVGKSSVALYLAKKINGEIISCDSMQVYRDVSVANNKPSDEYLKKCPHHLIDLISVSKEFDAAIFCRKAKAAIKEVHQKGRIPIIVGGTGFYMTALLDGIFKGAAKDEMLRKRLENQARLNGAGFLYKKLKKIDPVAASRIHPNDIKRIIRAVEVFMLTKIPISKLQKNRNGIWEKFDIKIFALNRDRAELYSLINARVDQMFADGLIDEMKKISLKKWSRTAQGMIGFKELRGYFNGECSLEESKEMMRLHTRRYAKRQLTWFRRDRRLRWVMIKKNETPRAIAEKIILEIKEKKHNG
- a CDS encoding putative Ig domain-containing protein, producing MNNSQKYKVLIAFIISIHFLGVSAFAANDNAPEFIFPIQVDFPYSSYPTVYGTPGQTVSFDMTARDVESGDITSQIILIPPEGVNDALFSNGHFEWTVPAMEGRTNFVFEVGDNDATNPKRTRKTVVIEANSAVSALSNLAPLPRQLEEKEFELTLNNDSWKIVTDTDIVENFNTAQWLHDRILIRTAGRINLTILDDDNIDQLGVNDKAIYLGVLEENPVGFMREVCLRRNVSLPTFKEFKSQGYVLETFNDGLRQEIVIVAKENAGVFYGATTLSEMVSANGSLLGVKILDFPHFEKRGNIPQWLCVIAERDRTRTPGINSNADWAATKKINYVAEMYPREMLYLYSGGSAGGYRIQQSQRFSSFIPHLQKRFMNYIPGIGQFKHHLEYNNWNPDYGVPYHLELAENYYSHNEPFQFESVLDPVYGNVEIAQPDVAYEDLAVSPSEEVHYGDFETDSDGNNKPDGWVADGINSPLRNMEWKWDSQEHYSGSRSMKCELSSGASSSGPILEIQLTGGKVIPNSHYVATFWYKKQNLNASYLQFLMLSKTGSREDDNWNQFWTPSGASTDGWKKGYVLMKTRAASDKIILFARIQGAGGLPGAIWVDNVSIRRLDGAMLNVVRQPDFPQHDIVVRDSNDLDHSYIEGVDYEVLNGSIGTGYGAGGIFDPDFVMDSSQYEESSTASAAWWHRRGGAIQLQPHQAYDASRYDPTKPEVFPTNSLVPFRIRRIATGSIASGSQVLISYNAYYLRSPRWLGHKPLAFGDERHWNMDYEGPHPSLYYKDSFRGLFNTYVNEIGLPTPEFISILGDEDRGLGTDSRTINSMMSMQQLRARTMNNINTKVKEYSPGTTILTYSDIIDRYFTGGYSNDQVRHSGLYGRMAEVTEHELASKDMVLMHWSSHLFNTYSSIEYFAQKGYKSAPEIWISWEYPLIRKDLAQIIAGKKEDVVMPIAAMANYGNLAFPGEWDKDFADLFWNPRYATIFLNSFENYQNDNVEYFRDLEQNQPHQTDLTLLEWAPNGDMSYFVSGPGISNHPKVHDSQDQMFNRRSVGLKGSNSSVSLANERLITVTPGREYMLVGYVRPLDDNSEGARPIPPEKPIVSLAWYSLENNHISTNNFEVGNINVNNGFAKFEFPISSPIGARKVKIILHGAPNSYRYWYDNIQFKKSLSLDYNHPPEVVLNGIEGTQGEAINATVFTDADEDPLTVTSSVDLPAGASFTEDGVFHWPDPVMGIYDLSLSVTDGLFTQEALVSIAVNNPPEPPANNPPVLILPDALTGVAGEKITFQVTASDIDGDVVVVNSPNLPSGASFNGMIFEWIPSDKQIGNYDVQFMAYDSHGALAQGVVTIKVISRALEEPADLTPPVISNFLPERNARNVSPDTNIQMTLTDDDSGINTKKIVLKVNSVLISDKDYRCISNSAIPEDSEKSCDLSYDPSVNFSWDSGVMVNIEIEDNAGNQTTENYSFFISSQPSSDKTPPSVTNRVPGQGQKDVMRNTSISFILNDNDSGIDKNSILLKVNEISVDSSKYVCASNGAIPENPDRSCQVIYDPNVDFEYGQRVAVSIDAQDLAGNKMPTDIYSFETEQEPPPPVNHPPILNAPSNVEGLTEEKISFVVTASDIDAGDRVTITASNLPAGALFNGKDFEWTPGSKQNGTFRVQFTATDSRGATTQKETILKVDLRPYEEPLDVTAPIIDHLVPADNAENVEPSTFISAELHDADSGLDEASIKMIVDGQDVTQSLVLQPIDSSNDINGELVLKSASIKYQPVVEFNFAQKIEVLVIAVDKKGNRAEELFNFTIKNLPPSPPNHAPVVHVPVSPIYYRGTMIEFEVTASDEDNDPVAITADNLPQGASFGGTTFSWMPGTGQFGTFAVSFIARDPGNLTDTKTVTVIVLPPGTPIPPANPPGTPPDTTPPYISNRVPADGAVNVSPNTFITFDIFDASEGVNIDSVQLTVNGAVISRQQYNRNRNGRGYHISYDSAQDFSRGQRVTVYVRAQDHAGNIMTENYSFTIQRPTAFMEGAVAQVFEMFQGKVKSLERKKIIGNASPAEGNAANVDTDISFDIPENFGKRQEVDEDSIKLEINGEEIKSYDFRCAPQGDVYRITYEPGEDFKPGQLVKVGIQFNIKGKEDVLRDSFSFKIRSAEE